A genomic window from Salvia miltiorrhiza cultivar Shanhuang (shh) chromosome 5, IMPLAD_Smil_shh, whole genome shotgun sequence includes:
- the LOC131025311 gene encoding high affinity nitrate transporter 2.5-like, translating into MEIPVEEESPKRFSLPVDSEHKATEFRLFSAAAPHMRAFHLSWISFFTCFVSTFAAPPLLPVIRDDLNLTATDIGNAGIAAVSGAVFARIAMGTACDLFGPRLASAALILATAPAVFCTPLAASPASFLLLRFLTGFSLATFVSTQFWMSSLFSPTVVATANGVAGGWGNLGGGATQLIMPLVFDLIVTAGAGKFTAWRAAFFVPGLLQALSAYGIFFLGQDLPDGDYAQLQKSGDKHKDSFGKILSCAGANYRGWILALTYGYCFGVELTIDNIVAQYFYDRFDVNLHTAGTIAASFGLANFFSRPGGGMLSDFVARRFGMRGRLWTLWVVQTAGGLLCILLGKVGSLAASVAVLLVFSVFVQAACGLTFGVVPFVSRRSLGIISGMTGGGGNVGAVLTQVIFFRGSRYSTESGITLMGVMIVACTLVITLIHFPQWGGMLWPASDGATEEDYYVSEWTAAEQEKGFHKASLKFSQNSRSERGMRIIGSAPTPNDATPNTHV; encoded by the exons ATGGAGATTCCCGTGGAAGAAGAATCTCCAAAGAGATTCTCCCTCCCCGTAGATTCCGAGCACAAGGCCACCGAATTCCGCCTGTTCTCGGCGGCGGCGCCGCACATGCGCGCGTTCCACCTCTCGTGGATCTCCTTCTTCACGTGCTTCGTCTCCACCTTCGCCGCGCCGCCCCTCCTCCCCGTCATCCGCGACGACCTTAACCTCACCGCCACCGACATCGGCAACGCCGGCATCGCCGCCGTCTCCGGCGCCGTCTTCGCCCGTATCGCCATGGGCACGGCGTGCGACCTCTTCGGCCCCCGCctcgcctccgccgccctcATCCTCGCCACCGCCCCCGCCGTCTTCTGCACCCCGCTCGCCGCCTCCCCCGCCtccttcctcctcctccgcttCCTCACCGGCTTCTCCCTCGCCACCTTCGTCTCCACCCAGTTCTGGATGAGCTCCCTCTTCTCCCCCACCGTCGTCGCCACCGCCAACGGCGTCGCCGGCGGCTGGGGCAACCTCGGCGGCGGCGCCACCCAGCTCATCATGCCCCTCGTCTTCGACCTCATCGTCACCGCCGGCGCCGGCAAATTCACGGCGTGGCGCGCCGCCTTCTTCGTCCCCGGCCTCCTCCAAGCCCTCTCCGCCTACGGGATCTTCTTCCTCGGCCAAGACCTCCCCGACGGCGACTACGCGCAGCTGCAGAAATCCGGCGACAAACACAAGGACAGCTTCGGGAAGATCCTATCCTGCGCCGGAGCCAACTACCGAGGCTGGATCCTCGCCCTAACCTACGGCTACTGCTTCGGCGTGGAGCTCACCATCGACAACATCGTGGCGCAGTATTTCTACGACAGGTTCGACGTGAACCTGCACACCGCCGGCACGATCGCGGCGAGCTTCGGGCTGGCGAACTTCTTCTCGCGGCCCGGCGGCGGAATGCTGTCGGATTTCGTGGCGAGGAGGTTCGGGATGAGGGGGAGGCTGTGGACGCTGTGGGTGGTGCAGACGGCGGGAGGGCTTTTGTGCATCTTGTTGGGGAAGGTGGGGTCGCTGGCCGCCTCCGTGGCGGTGCTGCTCGTCTTCTCCGTCTTCGTTCAGGCCGCCTGCGGGCTGACCTTCGGGGTCGTCCCGTTCGTGTCGAGAAG GTCGTTGGGCATCATCTCCGGGATgaccggcggcggcggcaacgTCGGCGCCGTTCTAACACAGGTGATCTTCTTCCGAGGATCTCGATACTCCACGGAATCTGGCATAACCCTAATGGGGGTGATGATCGTGGCCTGCACCCTCGTGATAACGTTGATTCACTTTCCACAATGGGGCGGGATGCTGTGGCCGGCGTCGGACGGCGCCACGGAGGAGGACTACTACGTGTCGGAGTGGACGGCGGCGGAGCAAGAGAAAGGGTTCCACAAGGCCAGCCTCAAATTCTCACAAAACAGCAGAAGTGAGAGAGGTATGAGGATTATTGGGTCTGCCCCAACTCCAAATGATGCCACTCCAAATACACACGTGTGA